One Eleginops maclovinus isolate JMC-PN-2008 ecotype Puerto Natales chromosome 22, JC_Emac_rtc_rv5, whole genome shotgun sequence DNA segment encodes these proteins:
- the neurl1ab gene encoding neuralized E3 ubiquitin protein ligase 1Ab, whose amino-acid sequence MGGQITRNTFYDSLNGPFPATSHRCHHKPKRCLPIQTCGSLSSFPLLFHPSTKGSQIVMDVSQRTVKRQASFCNAITFSNRPTAVYEQVRLKITKKQCCWSGALRLGFTSKDPSRINPDTLPKYACPDLVSQSGFWAKALPEELSNEGNVISFWVDKKGRVFYRINDSSPILFFSGVHVSEPLWALIDVYGLTRGVQLLDSEMVPLDCLRPRSFAAAHRAYIQRNSDDPRLSISLCDLSLQQQDTHLEEDDEEEERLHRLSSASCHVPQNSQNLQQCSLLPSHLDTDLHFHSVHGVHVTVLDKHTVAKLDHRGDERTLVFTSRPMSCSETVFVKVKAGVARPGSLSYGVTSCDPATLRQSDLPSNPESLVDRKEFWAMGRVVVPLHSGDILGFVVNAEGEVMMSHNGVSAGMQLCVDNSRPLWMFYGLHGTITQLRILGSSPHPDLRGPSVPSSPSCTPNNPTILSSGNSEPNLNTQLNIKLNSSLNSSYYTAFSSSTGTTPSSPFSSHPESPTFPSCSGSWSDECTICYENVVDTVLYACGHMCLCYACGLKLKKMANACCPICRRTIKDIIKTYRST is encoded by the exons ATTCTCTAAACGGGCCATTTCCCGCCACATCTCACCGATGCCACCACAAGCCCAAACGCTGCCTGCCCATCCAGACGTGTGGAAGTTTGTCCTCCTTCCCTCTGCTCTTCCACCCCAGCACCAAGGGCTCGCAAATTGTCATGGACGTATCGCAACGCACCGTCAAGAGACAGGCCAGCTTCTGCAACGCCATCACCTTCAGCAACAGACCAACCGCTGTGTATGAGCAAGTTCGTCTGAAG ATCACCAAAAAGCAGTGCTGCTGGAGCGGTGCTCTGCGTCTTGGTTTTACATCTAAAGACCCATCGAGGATAAATCCAGACACCTTGCCGAAGTACGCCTGCCCCGACTTGGTCTCGCAGAGCGGCTTTTGGGCAAAAGCTCTACCAGAGGAGCTTTCCAATGAGGGAAACGTCATTTCCTTTTGGGTAGACAAGAAAGGCCGGGTGTTTTACCGAATCAACGACTCTAGCCCAATACTGTTCTTCAGCGGGGTACATGTCTCTGAACCTCTGTGGGCTCTCATAGACGTCTACGGCCTCACCAGGGGGGTCCAGCTGCTAG acaGCGAGATGGTCCCTCTGGATTGCCTGCGTCCTCGCTCTTTTGCTGCCGCCCACCGGGCATACATTCAGCGAAACAGCGATGACCCTCGCCTTTCCATCAGCCTGTGTGACCTAAGCCTACAGCAGCAAGACACACATctggaagaagatgatgaggaagaggaacgGCTACATCGCTTAAGCTCCGCCTCCTGCCATGTGCCCCAAAACTCTCAAAACTTGCAGCAGTGCTCGCTATTGCCCAGCCACTTGGACACCGATCTGCACTTCCACTCGGTGCATGGCGTCCATGTCACTGTGCTGGATAAGCACACGGTGGCGAAGCTGGATCACCGTGGTGACGAGAGGACCCTGGTGTTCACCAGTCGGCCGATGAGCTGCTCAGAAACGGTGTTTGTGAAGGTGAAGGCAGGTGTGGCCCGGCCTGGGTCTCTCTCTTACGGTGTGACATCCTGTGACCCAGCCACCCTGAGGCAAAGTGACCTCCCATCAAACCCAGAGTCCCTGGTTGACCGCAAGGAGTTCTGGGCCATGGGTCGGGTGGTGGTGCCGCTCCACAGTGGAGATATCTTGGGCTTTGTGGTGAACGCAGAAGGGGAGGTCATGATGAGCCATAACGGTGTCAGTGCGGGGATGCAGCTGTGTGTGGATAACTCCAGACCACTCTGGATGTTCTACGGTCTGCACGGCACCATCACACAACTCAGGATTTTAG GCTCATCTCCACACCCAGACCTTCGAGGCCCTTCAGTCCCGAGCTCCCCATCCTGTACACCCAACAACCCCACAATACTCAGCAGCGGCAACTCCGAACCAAACCTCAACACACAATTGAACATCAAACTCAATTCAAGCCTCAACTCGAGCTACTACACGGccttttcctcctccacag GTACAACCCCAAGCTCTCCATTTTCCAGCCACCCAGAGTCCCCCACCTTCCCATCATGCTCGGGCTCTTGGAGCGACGAATGCACCATTTGCTACGAGAACGTGGTGGACACAGTCCTCTACGCCTGCGGACACATGTGTCTCTGCTACGCCTGTGGCCTCAAACTCAAGAAGATGGCCAACGCATGCTGCCCCATCTGCAGGAGGACAATCAAAGATATCATCAAGACCTACCGGAGCACGTAG